One segment of Primulina tabacum isolate GXHZ01 chromosome 6, ASM2559414v2, whole genome shotgun sequence DNA contains the following:
- the LOC142549158 gene encoding 14-3-3-like protein 16R — MASTRDENVYMAKLAEQAERYEEMVEFMEKVVIAVDAGEELSVEERNLLSVAYKNVIGARRASWRIISSIEQKEESRGNESHVSAIKSYRSKIESELSNICDGILKLLDTKLVGSAASGDSKVFYLKMKGDYYRYLAEFKTGAERKEAAENTLSAYKSAQDIANAELAPTHPIRLGLALNFSVFYYEILNSPDRACNLAKQAFDEAIAELDTLGEESYKDSTLIMQLLRDNLTLWTSDMQDDNSEDIKEAAKPDNE, encoded by the exons ATGGCGTCCACCCGTGACGAGAACGTGTACATGGCGAAGCTGGCGGAGCAGGCCGAGCGCTACGAGGAGATGGTTGAGTTCATGGAGAAGGTTGTCATCGCCGTTGACGCCGGAGAGGAGCTATCCGTCGAGGAGCGCAACCTCCTATCCGTCGCCTACAAGAACGTCATCGGTGCGCGTCGCGCCTCCTGGCGTATCATCTCCTCCATCGAGCAGAAGGAGGAGAGCCGCGGGAACGAGAGCCACGTCTCGGCCATCAAATCTTACAGATCTAAGATCGAGTCGGAGCTCTCCAACATCTGTGACGGTATTCTCAAGCTACTTGACACCAAGCTAGTCGGATCCGCGGCCTCCGGTGATTCGAAGGTGTTTTACTTGAAGATGAAGGGTGATTACTATCGCTACTTGGCGGAATTCAAGACTGGAGCCGAGCGCAAGGAGGCCGCTGAGAACACTCTTTCAGCATACAAGTCGGCTCAg GACATTGCCAACGCTGAATTGGCCCCTACTCATCCAATCCGGCTTGGACTGGCTCTCAACTTCTCAGTGTTTTACTACGAGATTTTGAATTCTCCTGATCGTGCTTGTAATCTTGCTAAACAG GCTTTTGACGAAGCGATTGCTGAGTTGGACACCCTTGGAGAGGAATCATACAAGGATAGCACTCTGATTATGCAACTTCTCCGGGACAACCTCACTTTGTGGACTTCAGACATGCAG GATGACAATTCTGAAGATATCAAGGAAGCAGCAAAGCCTGATAATGAGTAG